The Macaca nemestrina isolate mMacNem1 chromosome 12, mMacNem.hap1, whole genome shotgun sequence genome contains a region encoding:
- the LOC105484321 gene encoding serine/arginine-rich splicing factor 8 gives MSCGRPPPDVDGMITLKVDNLTYRTSPDSLRRVFEKYGRVGDVYIPREPHTKAPRGFAFVRFHDRRDAQDAEAAMDGAELDGRELRVQVARYGRRDLPRSRQREPRGRSGGGSYGRRSRSYGRRSRSPRRRHRSRSRGPSCSRSRSRSRYRGSRYSRSPCSRSPYSRAHCSRSPYSRSRHRESRYSGSRHSSSGYSNSRYRRSRHSRYHSSRSHSKSGSSTSSRSASTSKSSSARRSKSSSVSRSRSRSRSSSMTRSPPRVSKRKSKSRSRSKRPPKSPEEEGQTSS, from the coding sequence ATGAGCTGCGGCCGCCCCCCTCCCGACGTGGACGGCATGATCACCCTCAAGGTGGACAACCTGACCTACCGGACCTCTCCCGACAGTCTGAGGCGAGTGTTCGAGAAGTACGGGCGCGTGGGCGACGTGTACATCCCGCGGGAGCCCCACACCAAGGCGCCCCGCGGCTTCGCCTTCGTCCGCTTTCACGACCGGCGCGACGCTCAAGACGCCGAGGCCGCCATGGACGGGGCGGAGCTGGACGGACGCGAGCTGCGGGTGCAGGTGGCGCGCTATGGCCGCCGGGACCTGCCCCGCAGCCGCCAGAGAGAGCCACGCGGCAGGTCCGGAGGCGGCAGCTATGGACGGCGGAGCCGCAGCTACGGACGGCGGAGCCGCAGCCCCAGGCGGCGACACCGCAGCCGATCCCggggtcccagctgctccaggtCCCGCAGCCGATCTCGCTATAGGGGTTCTCGCTATAGCCGGTCTCCCTGTAGCCGATCTCCTTACAGCCGGGCGCACTGCAGCCGCTCTCCCTACAGCCGATCTCGCCACAGGGAATCTCGCTACAGCGGATCTCGCCACAGCTCATCTGGTTACAGTAACTCTCGCTACCGCCGCTCTCGCCACAGCCGATATCACAGCAGCCGGTCTCACTCGAAGTCTGGGTCCTCCACTAGCTCTCGCTCTGCATCAACCTCCAAATCGAGCTCTGCGCGACGATCCAAGTCCTCCTCGGTCTCCAGGTCTCGCTCACGGTCCAGGTCTTCATCTATGACCAGGAGTCCTCCCCGGGTATCCAAGAGGAAATCCAAGTCCAGGTCTCGATCCAAGAGGCCCCCCAAGTCTCCCGAAGAGGAAGGACAGACGTCCTCTTAA